In Myxococcales bacterium, one DNA window encodes the following:
- a CDS encoding cytochrome c-type biogenesis protein CcmH produces the protein MRYSRGRRTALLSIVGAVLVLGFCAGTASAIEGAPPWSYAMAHDLMSPFCPGRTLAECPSPQATDLRFWILTQAAAGVSEADVRMMLAERFGDVLLAAPRAEGWGLTAYVVPIAFFVIGGPVVVLILRRLTTGSHAAAALGAEPVSVNDSASDSVIDPDLERQLESELGDY, from the coding sequence GTGCGGTATTCGCGCGGGCGTCGCACCGCCTTGCTGTCGATCGTCGGGGCCGTGCTCGTTTTGGGGTTCTGCGCCGGCACTGCCTCGGCAATCGAAGGCGCTCCCCCGTGGAGCTATGCGATGGCGCATGATCTGATGAGCCCGTTTTGCCCGGGGCGCACCCTCGCCGAATGTCCGAGTCCACAGGCGACCGATCTGCGCTTCTGGATCCTCACCCAGGCGGCAGCGGGGGTGAGCGAAGCGGACGTGCGCATGATGCTTGCGGAGCGCTTTGGCGACGTACTCCTGGCCGCACCGCGGGCGGAGGGTTGGGGACTCACCGCATACGTCGTCCCCATCGCGTTCTTCGTGATCGGCGGGCCCGTTGTCGTGCTCATCCTTCGCCGCCTCACGACCGGGAGCCATGCCGCGGCTGCGCTCGGAGCTGAACCGGTCAGCGTCAACGACTCCGCCAGTGACTCCGTCATCGATCCAGATCTGGAGCGACAACTGGAGAGCGAACTCGGAGACTACTGA
- a CDS encoding serine/threonine protein kinase has product MAQSEFFFRISPDRVLEAVESEGFQTTGHCMALNALENRVYDVRLEEGNPVVIKFYRPGRWSRETILDEHRMLFALRDAEIPVCAPLVFDDGETVHEIEDIFYAIWPRTGGRSPDELADHEVDVLGRLLARIHNTGAATQIKHRPTLDAATLPLASLSLLEDRGFLPPSVAKRYREVVEAVVSVYEERVGGIELLPIHGDCHRGNILRNDAGWSFLDFDDMMIGPAVHDVWMMIPGRDIEAHRQRDRLVEAYEQFRPFDHRSFELIEPLRAFRFIFYAGWIAKRWEDPAFPDAFPHFGTEEYWQNETADLEEQFDLIESGDDVFEEGDARAAASESEAEGGLTNKDFFWDL; this is encoded by the coding sequence ATGGCACAGTCAGAGTTCTTCTTTCGCATCAGTCCAGACCGGGTACTCGAGGCGGTCGAATCCGAAGGCTTTCAGACGACAGGCCATTGCATGGCACTGAACGCCCTGGAAAACCGGGTCTACGACGTGCGTCTCGAAGAAGGAAACCCGGTCGTGATCAAGTTCTACCGACCCGGACGCTGGAGTCGGGAGACCATCCTCGACGAACACCGGATGCTCTTTGCCCTGCGCGACGCAGAAATTCCCGTGTGTGCGCCCTTGGTCTTCGACGACGGCGAAACCGTGCACGAGATTGAAGACATTTTCTATGCCATCTGGCCGCGGACTGGGGGGCGCTCGCCCGACGAACTCGCCGACCACGAGGTCGACGTGCTGGGCCGGCTGCTCGCACGCATTCACAACACGGGTGCGGCGACTCAAATAAAGCATCGTCCAACCCTCGATGCCGCAACCCTTCCCCTGGCATCGCTTTCGCTGCTTGAAGACCGTGGCTTTCTGCCTCCGAGCGTCGCCAAACGCTACCGCGAGGTCGTCGAAGCGGTGGTCAGCGTGTACGAAGAACGCGTCGGCGGAATTGAACTGCTTCCAATTCACGGGGATTGCCACCGCGGCAACATCCTGCGCAACGACGCGGGTTGGTCCTTTCTCGATTTCGACGACATGATGATCGGCCCAGCGGTGCACGATGTCTGGATGATGATCCCGGGGCGCGACATCGAGGCGCACCGCCAGCGCGATCGCCTGGTCGAAGCCTACGAACAATTTCGTCCCTTCGACCACCGCAGTTTCGAGTTGATCGAACCCCTGCGCGCTTTCCGCTTCATCTTCTACGCCGGTTGGATCGCCAAGCGCTGGGAGGATCCGGCGTTCCCCGACGCATTCCCCCATTTCGGAACTGAGGAGTACTGGCAAAACGAAACGGCCGATCTCGAAGAGCAGTTCGATCTGATTGAATCCGGCGACGATGTGTTCGAGGAGGGCGACGCCCGGGCGGCGGCTTCGGAAAGCGAGGCCGAGGGGGGACTCACGAACAAGGATTTTTTCTGGGATCTTTGA
- the nadA gene encoding quinolinate synthase NadA yields the protein MSAPPSKTTPKTTPHDIPHDIEDAILELKRERSAIILAHYYQESEIQDLADVVGDSLALAQAAQQADCDVIAFCGVHFMAETAKILNPDKPVVVPDLDAGCSLADGCPADAFRDFIDQHPGAAVLTYINASAEVKAMSDLICTSSNAVKMVEHLGDCPIIFAPDRHLARYVGKQAKREDLIVWQGACVVHELFSAKGLAKLKVQHPDAEVLAHPECDQAVLDQADFIASTTGIIKRAVETPEIPSIIATEDGVFHSIWKQVPDKVLFQSPGMDESCACNRCPYMRLNTLEKLYLALRDLTSQVEVEESIRVRAQVPIERMLSLS from the coding sequence ATGTCCGCACCACCCTCCAAAACTACACCCAAAACTACACCGCACGACATTCCTCATGACATCGAGGACGCGATTCTCGAACTGAAACGCGAACGTTCTGCGATCATCCTCGCCCACTACTACCAGGAATCCGAGATCCAGGATCTCGCCGATGTGGTGGGGGACTCGCTCGCCTTGGCCCAGGCCGCTCAGCAGGCCGATTGTGATGTCATTGCGTTTTGCGGCGTGCACTTCATGGCCGAGACCGCGAAGATTTTGAATCCGGACAAGCCCGTGGTGGTTCCAGATCTCGATGCCGGCTGTTCATTGGCGGACGGATGCCCGGCCGATGCGTTTCGCGACTTCATCGATCAGCATCCGGGTGCGGCAGTGCTGACCTACATCAACGCCTCGGCCGAAGTCAAGGCCATGAGCGATCTGATCTGCACCTCGTCGAACGCCGTCAAAATGGTGGAACACCTGGGCGATTGCCCGATCATCTTTGCGCCGGATCGCCACCTGGCTCGCTACGTGGGCAAGCAAGCCAAGCGAGAAGATCTGATCGTGTGGCAGGGGGCGTGCGTCGTCCACGAGTTGTTCAGTGCGAAGGGTCTGGCGAAACTCAAGGTGCAGCACCCCGATGCGGAGGTTCTGGCGCATCCCGAATGCGATCAGGCGGTGCTCGACCAGGCCGACTTCATCGCCTCGACCACGGGGATCATCAAGCGAGCGGTCGAGACACCGGAGATCCCGTCGATCATCGCGACCGAGGACGGTGTCTTTCACTCGATCTGGAAACAAGTGCCGGACAAGGTCTTGTTCCAGTCACCCGGCATGGACGAAAGCTGCGCTTGCAACCGGTGTCCCTACATGCGCCTCAATACCCTCGAAAAGCTCTACCTGGCACTGCGAGACCTCACCTCCCAGGTGGAGGTCGAGGAGTCGATTCGCGTCAGGGCACAGGTTCCGATCGAACGGATGCTTTCCCTGTCCTGA
- a CDS encoding CoA ester lyase, protein MRSAKDFFQPLALGAPTPLREIPLRPSRMIHFFDPSNPKMVDKVPQIARKCDVLLGNLEDAIKLEKKEAAREGLIQIASNTDLGSCQLWTRINSLDSPWMLDDITRLVLEIGDKLDVIMVPKVEGAWDIHYVDRLLAQLEAKAGLKKPIQLHAILETALGVTNVEEICGASPRMQGLSLGPADLAASRRMKTTRVGGGHPGYLVRTDPVEGAPDSARVSAQQDLWHYTLARMVDACAANGIYPYYGPFGDIKDELACEDQFRNAFLMGCVGAWSIHPSQISIARRVFSPPTEEVLFAKRVVEAMGDGSGAAMLDGKMQDDATFKQCKVMIDLARMLADGDPELKKAYEF, encoded by the coding sequence ATGCGAAGTGCCAAGGATTTCTTTCAACCGCTCGCCCTCGGAGCCCCGACACCGCTGCGCGAAATTCCTCTGCGCCCGTCGCGCATGATTCACTTCTTCGACCCGAGCAATCCCAAAATGGTCGACAAAGTTCCGCAGATTGCACGCAAGTGCGACGTGTTGCTTGGCAATCTCGAAGATGCCATCAAGCTCGAAAAGAAAGAAGCCGCACGGGAAGGCCTAATCCAGATCGCCAGCAACACCGATCTCGGTTCCTGCCAGCTATGGACCCGCATCAACAGCCTCGATTCGCCTTGGATGCTCGACGACATCACCCGTCTGGTGCTAGAGATCGGCGACAAACTCGACGTCATCATGGTGCCCAAAGTCGAAGGGGCGTGGGACATCCATTACGTGGATCGATTGCTCGCTCAACTCGAAGCGAAGGCGGGGCTGAAAAAACCGATACAGCTTCACGCCATATTGGAAACCGCACTCGGGGTCACGAACGTCGAAGAAATCTGCGGAGCATCGCCCCGCATGCAGGGCCTTTCCCTGGGACCCGCCGACCTCGCTGCGAGTCGCAGAATGAAAACGACCCGAGTCGGTGGTGGCCATCCTGGATATCTCGTGCGCACGGACCCGGTAGAAGGCGCTCCGGACTCGGCACGGGTCTCGGCCCAACAGGACTTGTGGCACTACACCTTGGCCCGCATGGTCGACGCCTGCGCGGCCAACGGCATCTATCCCTATTACGGACCCTTTGGAGACATCAAAGACGAGTTGGCCTGCGAAGACCAGTTCCGCAATGCATTCCTGATGGGCTGCGTCGGAGCCTGGAGTATCCACCCGTCACAGATCTCGATCGCACGGCGCGTCTTCAGCCCACCCACCGAGGAAGTTCTGTTTGCCAAGCGTGTCGTCGAAGCCATGGGCGACGGTTCCGGTGCCGCAATGCTGGATGGCAAAATGCAGGACGACGCCACGTTCAAGCAGTGCAAGGTGATGATCGATCTGGCGCGCATGCTGGCCGATGGCGATCCGGAACTCAAAAAAGCGTACGAGTTCTAG
- a CDS encoding response regulator translates to MSDQISCKRDRMTNPKSLTVVLIDDSKIVLAQLEELVGTLDGVEVVATACDGTGAIRIVRDQSPNLAIMDIVMPGMDGLAALRVINANFPETRVAMFSSVAGSASKAEEAFRLGAIQVISKPIDNRMLEALFESELAWRDSADSRG, encoded by the coding sequence ATGTCTGATCAAATTAGCTGCAAGCGGGATCGAATGACCAACCCCAAATCACTTACTGTCGTACTCATCGACGATAGCAAGATTGTGCTCGCCCAACTCGAGGAGTTGGTCGGTACCCTCGACGGCGTAGAGGTCGTCGCGACGGCCTGTGACGGGACCGGAGCGATTCGCATCGTCCGCGACCAGTCCCCGAACCTCGCGATCATGGACATCGTCATGCCCGGTATGGATGGACTCGCGGCGTTGCGGGTGATCAACGCAAATTTCCCAGAAACGCGAGTTGCGATGTTCTCTTCGGTAGCCGGTTCGGCCTCGAAGGCGGAAGAAGCGTTTAGACTCGGCGCCATTCAGGTCATCAGCAAGCCGATCGACAATCGGATGCTCGAAGCCCTCTTCGAGTCGGAACTTGCGTGGCGAGACAGCGCAGATTCACGGGGCTAG
- a CDS encoding Re/Si-specific NAD(P)(+) transhydrogenase subunit alpha has protein sequence MIIGVPKETAADERRVALVPEGVKALKKLGVDVLIESGAGVAAGFTDASYTDAEAKLAASAAELYAVADIVIKVQPPQGDEITALREGTALIGLLKPLDIPELAVQLAARNVSAFSVELMPRISRAQSMDVLSSQSTIAGYRAVLLAAMALPRVFPMMVTAAGTLRPAKAFIIGAGVAGLQALGSAKRLGAITSAYDTRVAVREQVQSVGAKFIELDLDSGDSEDSGGYAKAETEEFYVKQRRELGKHVAASDIVITTALVPGRQAPLLITAEAVANMRPGSVVVDLAAEKGGNCELTEADKDIVVNGVTIIGHTNLPSEVPAHASQMYSKNLTTFLGHLLDDGKLVIDREDEITSGTLVSYRGEVVSEMIRSRLEANG, from the coding sequence GTGATCATCGGAGTCCCGAAGGAAACTGCAGCCGACGAGCGCCGGGTGGCGTTGGTCCCCGAAGGCGTCAAAGCCCTGAAGAAGCTGGGAGTCGATGTGCTGATCGAATCCGGCGCGGGTGTCGCCGCCGGATTCACGGACGCAAGCTACACGGACGCAGAGGCCAAGCTCGCCGCCAGCGCCGCCGAACTCTACGCTGTCGCCGACATCGTGATCAAGGTGCAGCCGCCGCAGGGAGATGAAATTACGGCGCTGCGCGAAGGCACCGCCCTGATCGGTCTGCTCAAACCGCTAGACATTCCCGAACTGGCCGTGCAGCTCGCCGCACGCAATGTGAGCGCATTCTCGGTCGAGTTGATGCCCCGCATCAGCCGGGCCCAGTCGATGGATGTGTTGTCTTCTCAGAGCACGATCGCCGGTTATCGCGCGGTCTTGCTGGCCGCGATGGCATTGCCTCGGGTGTTCCCAATGATGGTGACGGCGGCGGGTACGCTGCGTCCTGCGAAGGCGTTCATCATTGGTGCGGGTGTGGCGGGCTTGCAGGCGCTGGGCAGTGCGAAGCGACTCGGAGCCATTACCTCCGCGTACGACACCCGGGTGGCGGTGCGAGAGCAGGTTCAGAGTGTCGGGGCCAAGTTCATCGAGCTGGACCTGGATTCAGGCGATTCCGAGGACAGCGGCGGCTATGCCAAGGCCGAGACGGAAGAGTTCTACGTCAAGCAACGTCGGGAGTTGGGCAAACACGTCGCGGCCTCTGACATTGTGATTACGACCGCGCTGGTTCCCGGCCGCCAGGCGCCGCTTTTGATCACTGCGGAAGCTGTCGCGAATATGCGACCCGGTTCCGTCGTGGTCGATCTGGCCGCCGAGAAGGGCGGCAACTGCGAACTCACCGAAGCGGATAAAGACATCGTGGTAAACGGTGTGACGATCATCGGCCACACCAATCTTCCTTCCGAAGTTCCCGCTCACGCAAGCCAGATGTATTCGAAGAACCTGACAACCTTCCTCGGGCACCTGCTCGACGATGGCAAACTGGTGATCGATCGAGAGGACGAAATTACCAGCGGCACCCTGGTTTCGTACCGGGGTGAAGTGGTCAGCGAAATGATCCGTTCCCGCCTCGAAGCGAACGGATAA
- a CDS encoding NAD(P) transhydrogenase subunit alpha: MLEAPAIAALTILVLALFVGVEIITKVPPLLHTPLMSGSNAISGITIVGAILAAGSDHGTLSTILGFIAIVMATVNVVGGFLVTNRMLSMFKKKPSKS, encoded by the coding sequence ATGCTCGAAGCGCCCGCCATTGCAGCGTTGACCATCCTGGTTCTGGCCCTGTTCGTCGGAGTCGAGATCATCACCAAGGTTCCGCCGTTGTTGCACACGCCGTTGATGTCCGGTTCCAACGCCATTTCCGGCATCACCATCGTGGGCGCGATCCTGGCCGCCGGGAGTGACCACGGAACCCTCTCCACGATATTGGGGTTCATCGCCATTGTGATGGCCACGGTCAACGTGGTCGGTGGCTTCCTGGTGACCAACCGCATGCTCTCCATGTTCAAGAAGAAGCCGAGCAAGTCATGA
- a CDS encoding NAD(P)(+) transhydrogenase (Re/Si-specific) subunit beta has product MTPTLIQSAYLVAAILFILGLRNLSSPKTAVTGNFQAAVGMLIAIVATLADASVVSYGVIMAGIVVGALAGSVLALRIEMTAMPQMVALLNGFGGAASALVASAEIFGSDTTGTTLEGIVPIAIVISVLIGSITLTGSLVAFSKLQELIGGAAIRYPGQQFVNGALGLSMLGVAALVVMNTGNLDAFYALVGISLVLGVVLVIPIGGADMPVVISLLNSCSGIAACATGFVLDNSTLVVSGSLVGASGLILTQIMCVAMNRSIGNVIFGAFGSAGQTGKSSGEVQEQGNVISYTAEDAAVIFSSAQTVIVVPGYGMAVAQAQHAVRDLTDTLGEKGIDVKFAIHPVAGRMPGHMNVLLAEADVPYDQLIEMDEINPLFPETDVALVIGANDVVNPSARDDKGSPIYGMPILNVDSAEHVFVIKRSMNPGFAGIQNPLFFKDNTMMIFGDAKKVVMSLAEAVRKY; this is encoded by the coding sequence ATGACGCCGACTCTGATTCAATCCGCATATCTGGTTGCGGCGATCCTGTTCATTCTGGGTCTGCGCAATCTGTCTTCCCCCAAGACCGCGGTCACCGGCAACTTCCAGGCTGCGGTGGGCATGCTCATCGCCATCGTCGCAACCCTGGCCGACGCCTCTGTCGTCAGTTACGGGGTGATCATGGCGGGTATCGTCGTGGGGGCTCTGGCGGGCTCGGTGCTCGCACTGCGCATCGAAATGACCGCGATGCCCCAGATGGTCGCTCTGCTGAACGGTTTCGGCGGTGCAGCTTCTGCGCTGGTCGCCTCGGCCGAGATCTTCGGTTCGGACACAACCGGCACGACACTGGAAGGGATCGTTCCGATTGCCATCGTGATCTCAGTCCTGATCGGTTCGATCACATTGACCGGCAGTCTGGTGGCCTTTTCCAAGCTTCAGGAGCTGATCGGAGGCGCTGCGATCCGCTACCCGGGACAGCAGTTCGTGAACGGGGCCCTCGGCCTGAGCATGCTGGGAGTTGCTGCTCTGGTGGTGATGAACACCGGCAACCTAGACGCCTTCTATGCTCTCGTCGGCATCTCTCTCGTGCTCGGCGTGGTGCTCGTGATCCCGATCGGCGGCGCGGACATGCCGGTCGTCATCTCGCTGTTGAACTCCTGTTCCGGTATTGCCGCCTGCGCGACCGGCTTCGTGCTCGACAACAGCACGCTGGTCGTGAGTGGCTCGCTGGTGGGGGCATCCGGCCTGATCTTGACGCAGATCATGTGTGTCGCGATGAACCGCTCGATCGGCAACGTCATTTTCGGCGCCTTCGGATCGGCCGGGCAAACCGGCAAATCGAGCGGTGAAGTTCAAGAGCAAGGCAACGTCATCTCCTACACGGCGGAAGACGCTGCGGTGATCTTTTCGAGCGCCCAGACGGTGATCGTGGTGCCGGGTTACGGCATGGCGGTTGCCCAGGCACAGCACGCGGTGCGGGACCTGACCGACACCCTGGGCGAAAAGGGGATCGACGTAAAGTTCGCCATTCATCCAGTGGCCGGCCGCATGCCCGGGCATATGAATGTGCTGCTCGCGGAAGCGGATGTTCCGTACGACCAACTCATCGAAATGGACGAGATCAACCCGCTGTTTCCCGAAACGGACGTGGCGCTCGTAATCGGCGCAAACGATGTCGTGAATCCTTCGGCGCGGGATGATAAGGGAAGCCCCATTTACGGCATGCCCATCCTCAACGTGGATTCTGCCGAGCATGTCTTCGTGATCAAGCGCAGCATGAATCCCGGCTTTGCCGGCATTCAAAATCCGCTCTTCTTCAAGGACAATACGATGATGATCTTCGGCGACGCCAAGAAGGTCGTGATGTCCTTGGCCGAGGCAGTGCGCAAGTACTAG
- a CDS encoding 3'(2'),5'-bisphosphate nucleotidase CysQ, translated as MTPANEYAEELEVALVASQRAGELVARCFRDGPESWEKSKGNPVTQADLDADALIREILAQAFPDDGFLTEESTDDHSRLEKARVWIIDPIDGTREFAKQIPEFAISIGLVTDQRPVVGVVHNPIAEVTVSGRLGHGVYKNGQPAGVSDCKTLAGARAAVSRSEENAGKLEPYAPLFGELRPMGSIAWKLALVACGDADFNLSVKPKSEWDVCAGDLLVHEAGGGYVDFAGQVLRYNQPDALREESMIAGSRRLIEEFLAST; from the coding sequence TTGACTCCTGCAAACGAGTACGCCGAGGAACTCGAGGTTGCCCTGGTGGCCTCGCAGCGAGCGGGCGAACTCGTGGCGCGATGCTTCCGTGACGGACCCGAGTCGTGGGAGAAGTCCAAGGGAAATCCGGTCACCCAAGCCGATCTCGACGCCGACGCGTTGATCCGAGAAATTCTCGCGCAAGCATTTCCAGACGACGGTTTCCTCACGGAAGAATCCACCGACGACCACTCCCGTCTCGAGAAAGCTCGCGTCTGGATCATCGACCCCATCGACGGAACCCGCGAGTTTGCCAAACAGATCCCAGAATTCGCAATCTCCATCGGTCTCGTCACAGACCAGCGACCGGTCGTGGGCGTCGTGCACAACCCCATTGCCGAAGTCACGGTCTCGGGACGGTTGGGGCACGGGGTCTACAAGAACGGCCAGCCGGCAGGCGTCTCGGATTGCAAAACCCTCGCCGGTGCCCGGGCCGCGGTCAGTCGCAGCGAGGAAAATGCCGGCAAGCTCGAGCCCTACGCCCCACTGTTCGGCGAACTCCGCCCGATGGGTTCGATTGCGTGGAAGCTCGCCCTGGTCGCGTGTGGCGACGCGGACTTCAACCTTTCGGTAAAGCCGAAGAGCGAATGGGATGTCTGCGCCGGAGATCTGCTGGTTCACGAAGCCGGGGGGGGATATGTCGACTTCGCCGGTCAGGTCCTGCGATACAACCAACCCGACGCCCTACGCGAAGAGTCGATGATTGCCGGATCGCGGCGACTGATCGAAGAGTTCTTGGCTAGTACCTAG